In the genome of Streptomyces flavofungini, the window AGTCCGAAGTCGCGCTGGCGCACCTCGATATGGATGTCCACGAGGGTCTGCCGGATCTCTTCTACATCGCGATAATGGCGCAGCTCGACGCTCACGTGGATAGGCCCTTCTGTCGGACGTGGTCGGCCCATGCTCGGGCCGCGGGCTCGTCAGGCGCAAGATCGGCAAGGCGTGCGGTGAAGACCCGCATGAGTCCTCCGGTGCGCCCGCGCCAGGCATCTGGGGGGATGCGCCATGCGGAGTCGACGGCGGCTTCGAGCGCCTCTTGTTCGAGTTGTGCTCGGGCCAGGTGAGCGAGGGCCAGCGAGCGGTTGCGCAATAGGTCCGGCCGTAGCAGTGCGAGGTTGTGGTGGGCGTGGGCTTCGGAGGCGGCCCAGCCGCCGAGGGCTGCGTGGGCGATGAGTGCGAGGAGCTCCAGTTCCGCTTGGTCGTAGAACCGCATCCACGGCGGTCGCGGGGCCTGTGGGTCGGCGCGGGTGAGGGCGTCTTGGGCGCATCCGAGGCTGCGCTTGACGGAGTTGTGGTCGCGCAGGTCTCCGTGGTGGACGGCGGTGCGGGCGTGGGCGAGTGAGGCGTAGAGCGGGTCGCGGCGGACGGTGCTGGTGGAGCGGGCGGCGTCGTCGGCGGCCAGGGCGTCGGTGTAGCGGCCGAGGTGGCGGTAGAGGGCTCCTGCGTGGCCCCAGACGCGGAACTGGATCGCGGGGTCGGCGGAGAGGCCGGCGAGGGTGACGGCCTTCTGCATGTGCTGTTGCGCGGCGTTCAGGCGGTGGCCGTCGATGGCGGCCCACATGGCAGAGGAGGCGAACGCGGCGGCCAGGGAGTACAGGTGCCCGCGCACCCGGGAGGTGGCGGTGCCGCGCTGTTGCAGGGCCAGGGTCTGGCGTGCGAGCTGGCTCGCGCGAGTTTCGACGGACTCGGTGCCTCCGTGCCGGTCGTCGGACGCCACGACGGCACCGAGTTTCGCGGTGAGCCGCTGCACATCGCTCATGCCCACACGGGAGCGCGACGCTCCGGCGACGGCGGGAGCGGCCGCGGCGAGTGCCCCTCCGGCGGCGGCGGTGACGAAGCGGCGGCGGTGCACGGACGGGTCCTCCTTGCTACGGCCGGTGTGCCGGTCAGGGACGACGAAACCTAATGCCGCCGGGGTTCGTCCGGTGACGGCCTGGAGCGCGGTCCGCTGGACGGACTGCGGCCATCTGGTCTCGCCCGAGCGCCACTTGTGCACGGTCCGCTCGGTGATCAGCCCTTGGCGGCCGGTCAGTTCCCGGATGAAGTCGTTGAGGACATCCACTAACTCGCGGGTGGTCATCTTGAACTCAGACATCCAGTGGACCAGGGCCTCGTTGCGCCTGCGCTCCATGCACCCACCGTAGATCCGGAGCCCCGCCCTCTATTGGTAAAGAGAAAGTCAACTCGACAGGGTGTGTGCACGTCGGACGGAGCCGTTTCGACATAGCCGACCCAGGTGCCACGGCAGTTAGGTACCGCGTAGGGCGCCGCACGCGAAAGAGGCGGCCGCGGCTCCCTGTCAGGGCTGTCCTTGAGCGAGACCACGACCCCGAGGCGGCTCCTGAGGCTCTGGGGCGGGAAGGTCTCGCGCCACATCCGAGAAGAGGGAGAACGAGATGGAAGTGTCCAAGTCCGACAGCACTCTGAACCACAAGCCTGCCCTGGTGGAGGCGCCTGCGGGGCTCACCCGGATCGTCGCGCCCGCGCGCGTCGTCCTGATCGAGGATGTCGAGGACGAAGGGCCCTGACCCCGCCCGTGTAGTCCTGCGCGGCCTGCGGTGCCGGGGGCGATCTCCGGCACCGCAGGCGTCTCGGAAGGTGGTGACTCATGTTGCTTCACGTATATGTCGGGCCGTCCCTGGGCCGGGATGCTCCCGTGCTCGCTGATCCGCGGATCAGGGTCCGTCCGCCGCTGCGCCACGGCGACCTCTTCGATCCCGCGATCGCGGACACCGACACGGTGGTCGTCCTGGACGGGGCGTGGCATCAGACCCCGGCCGTACGTCACAAGGAACTGCTGGCGTTGCTGGCCCGGGGGGTGCGGGTCATCGGCGGCGCGTCGCTCGGGGCGATCCGGGCGGCTGAGCTGCAGCAGTTCGGGATGGTGGGTGTGGGAGCGGTCTTCCGCGCGTATCTGAGCGGCGACATCGACGGTGACGACGAGGTGGCCGTCGGCCAGGCACCCGACGGCGATCTGAGGGCGCTGACCTGGCCCGTGGTGAACCTGCGCCATGTGCTCAGACGCGCCGCGCACGAAGGCGTCGTCACGGCGAGGGCTGCGGAGGACCTGCTGACGGCGCTGTGTGCCGTGTACTACCCGCAGCGCACGATGGCCGCGGTCCGCGCCGTCTGCCGCGCCCACCAAGCGGGCCGGTTCGCGGACTGGCTCGACGACCGGCGGGCTGCCGACCCGTACTTCGGGGACATCAAGCGCGCCGACGCCCTGGAGGCCCTTGAGGCAGGCCTCGACGAACACCTGCCCCGCCTTCAGCCCCGCCCGGTGGCGGAGAGCGGCTACTACCGGCGGTGGGCCAACCACGCCGTGGCCTCCGTGGTCGACGGCCAGCGGCTGCAGGCCGCCGTGCGGGTGGCGTACCAGGCCTTCTTCGACCCGTTCTTCCCCCAGGTGTGGAACGACCTCCTTGAACACCTCTCCCGGCACCCGGCGGACGGCGGGGCGGGTGTGCCGCTGCCACAACGGGTGAAGGCCGCTACGGGTGGTGGTGGCGTGCCCGCTCATGTGCTCTTCCGTCCTGTGCCGGACCTGCGTGATGAGGGCGCCCGCGCGCGGCTGCTGAGGGATGAGACAGCCGCGGACCGAGCCGCGATCGTCCGCTACCAGGCTATCCGCGAGGCCGCACGGCACGACGTGCCCGGATTCTCCGACGAGGCCGTCGACGACAGTGTGGCCCGACGGTCGCTGTTTCGCCTGTGGGACACCACGCCGGATCTGCTCGAAGACGCGGCCGCCGCGCGGGGCTTTCGCAGCGGCGAGGACGCCATCGGGTCGCTGAAATGGTTCATCCCCGGCCTCGTGCACGACCAGGAGCAGCGACAGGAGCGAGCCGATGTCCGGTGAACCGGTGGTGCTGGACGGCACCGTACGCGCCCGCAGCCCGGAGCAGACCTGGGCACTCCTGGAACCCTCGCTGCCCCGGTACGGGATCACCCGGGTCGCCCGGCTGACCGGCCTGGACACCCTGGGCCTGCCCGTGTTCACCGCGATCAGGCCCGCCGCGCAATCTCTGACCGCCACCCAGGGCAAGGGCGCCACCGACACCCTGGCCCGCATCTCGGCCGTCATGGAAGGCATCGAGCTTTGGCACGCCGAACAGCCCCGCACCGCCCACACCCGCGCGGCCGCCCGCGAGCTGACCCTGCCTTATCCGCTCGCTGCGCTGCCGATGAAGGTACCCACCTACGGGTGGGCACTCGACGAGGTCCTCCTGGAGTGGACGTACGGGGCCGGGCTGACCAGCGGGCGCAAGGTGGAGGTGCCGGTCAGCGTCGTGCGACGCCAGGCACAGCCCTCCCTGTGGGAGCCGGATCTGTTCCGGGTGACGAGCACCGGCCTGGCCTGCGGCAACACCCGCGACGAGGCACTGCTGCACGCCATGTACGAAGTCATCGAACGAGACGCTCTGTTCGCCGATGAGAGCGCGCACGGCACCTACCGCACGCTCATCGATCCGGCCACGGTCGACGACCTGTACTGCCTGCGCCTGCTCGGCCAGTTACGGGAAGCGGGGGCGAGCGTCGAGCTCGCGGTCGTCGACAACTCCTTCGTGATGCCGGTCTGCCTCGCCTACCTGTGGTCGCCCGACTACCCCGCCACATTCGCCGGCTCCGGGTGCCACCTGCAACCGCGCATCGCGCTCGCACGCGCGATCACCGAGGCAGTGCAATCCCGCCTGACTCACATCGTCGGCACCCGCGACGACCTGCCCGCCCACAACGACCTCTTCGACACCGAGCCGCCCGGCCTGGACGGCACCTCGCAGAGGCCGTACGCGCCGTGGAACCTGTGGCCCACCCGCCAAGGCCTCCCCGCAGACCTCGCGGGCCAGGCCACGCACGTCGCCCGCCGCATCACCCATGTCACCGGGCACGAACCGGTGGCAGTCGACCTGTCCGAACCCGCGGATCCGGTGGCGGCCGTCAAGGTCATCTGCCCGGGGACGCACTCACGACGACGCCGGGCGGTACCCCGATGATCACCGACCAGCACGACAACATCCGCCACCTGCAGGACGCCTACGACGCCGTGCACACCGCGCGAGCCGCCACCCGCCTCGTCGACAGCCTCTACGCCCAGGCGATGGGCGACGCCTACCCGGTCGAGGTCGCACCCACCAGCTCCTGCGACTGGCCCCTGCTGGGCACGCTCACCGGCACCCTGCGCATGGGCCCGGGCAAGGTCCTGGCCGACCTCGGGTGCGGGACCGGCGGAGTCGGACTCTGGCTCGCGCGCGCCCTGGCCGTCCGGCTGATCGGCATCGACATCTCCCCGGCCGCCGTGCGCCTGGCCACCGCGCGCGCACCCGCTTTCGTCCCCCAGGGCCAAGCCGAATTCCGCACCGGAACCCTCACCGCAACCGGACTGCCCGACCGACACGTCGACACCGTCATCTGCATCGACGCCCTCTCCCGTACCGGCGAGCGCCCAACGGCCCTGCGCGAGCTGCACCGCATCCTGCGCCCCGGCGGCCGCGCCGTCATCACCCGCTCCGTACACCGCGAGACCCGAGGCCCCCTCACCGTGCAGGAGGAAGCGGCCGGATTCGCCGTCGAGCGCGTCGACGTGAGACCGGCAGAACCCCACATGTGGGGCCGCCTGTACGGACTCTGGCTCTCCCACGAGAACGAACTACGGGACGAAGTCGGCGACCGGGAGACTGAGCGCATGCTCGCCGAAGCCCGCCGACAACTCCCACGCCTGCCCGGCCGCAGCGCCCTCGTGCTGACCCTGCGCCGACCAGCGGACGAACAGCCCACCCGAGCCGGTACGCTCCCCACGATCGTCGGGCACGAGAAGGAGCCAGAGTGAGGACTGCCGTTCTGTCGGCCGGGTCATGGGGCACCACCTACGCCACGGTGCTCGCGGACGCCGGGAACGACGTCGTGATCCACGCTCGGCGCGAGGATGTCGCAGACGCGATCAACTCCCGCCACGAGAACCCCGACTACCTCCCCGGCATCACCCTGCCGAGTGGGCTGAAGGCCACCACCGACCCGGCCGCCGCACTCGCTGGGGCAGACGTCGCCGTGATCTCCATCCCTGCGCAGACACTGCGCGCCAACCTCACCGCGTGGGCACCGCTCATCGGCCCCGACACGGTGATCGTGAGCCTCATGAAGGGCATCGAGACCAGCACCGGGCTCCGCATGAGCGAACTCATCACCCAGGTCACGGACCTGCCGATGGACCGCGTCGCGGTGCTCTCCGGGCCGAACCTGGCCCGTGAGATCGCCGCACGCCAGCCCGCGGCCTCGGTCATCGCGTGCGTGGACGAAAAGGTCGCCGAGCGACTTCAGAAGGCCTCCCTGACCTCGTACTTCCGGCCGTACACCAACACCGACGTCGTGGGCTGCGAGCTCGGCGGTGCCGTGAAGAACGTCATCGCACTGGCGACCGGCCTTTCCAGCGGGCTGGGGCTGGGGGACAACGCGACCGCTCTGCTCATGACCCGGGGCCTGGCGGAAACCGCCCGCCTGGGGCAGGTCCTCGGAGCCGACCCGATCACCCTCTCCGGGTTGGCCGGCATCGGCGACCTCGTCGCCACCTGTTCGTCGCCGCTGTCCCGCAACCGCACCTTCGGCGAACACCTCGGCCAGGGCATGACCGTGCGCGAGGCGACAGCAGCCACATCACAGACCGCCGAGGGCGTGAAGTCGGCCGCTGCCCTGCTCACGCTGGCCCGTCGTCACGGTGTGGAAATGCCGATCACCGAGGTCGTCGTCGACGTCATCGACGGCCGGTGCACCGCCCGCGAGGCCGCCGACGCGCTGATGACCCGCACCCCCAAGGCCGAGCGCTACGGAATCTGATCATTCGCCGGTTGAGCAGCTCCGATTCGACAGCGGCGCAGGGCACTGCCGTGTCAGCGAACCCATGAGAGCGAATCTTCGGCACACCCCTGTAGCGGTTCGTACAGGGAGCTACAGTAGTGGTATGGCGAAGAAGCAGATCAACGTCCGGGTAGATGAAGAGGTGTACCTGGGTATCGAAGAACGCGCGGCCGCCGCAGGCATGGACGTCAACGAGTACGCCCGCCAGCTCCTTGCTGATGAGGCCAACGACCTTCGCCACCGCTTCCTCGTCGCCGCGGACCATTTCGCGGGCGAGTGGGCCGACCACTTTGACGACCGCTTCGGCCACGACGGCCACGGCGCCGCCCCGGCCCGAAAGGACGACCGCGCCGCGTGATCGTCCACATCGACCGGGCCTGGCTCCTTGACCTGGCCCACCGCACCCTGCCCGGGGACCCGGAAGTGACCGACTTCGGCAGCCTGCAAGCCGCCGTCGCCCGGCACACCGACAAGGTGATGGACGTCTACGTCTACACCGAGCCGCACCACCGGGCGGCAGCCCTCATGCACCAGCTGGTGCGCGTGCCCGCCCTGGAGCGGCGGAACAAACTCTTCGCCGCCGTTGTCGCTGCTTCCTACCTCAGCGCATCGGGCCTGTTCGTCACCGCCAGCCCCAAGGCGGCCGCCGACCTGGCCGAGCGCATCGACCGCGACGCCCTCGACGTGCGCAGCGCCGCTGCAGAGATCCGCACCTGGACACGGAACTGACAGCCGGTCGGCCGCCACGGACCGGATGACCTGGCACTCCAGCCCGCAGGGCTAGTCACATGTGCACAGGGCAACTTGTCGACTCCCGACATCCAATGTGACCTGTTTCGCCCCGAGTTATGAACGATAACTTCTGGTAGTAGCTGGGAACATCGCTGGCATATGCGTAACCTCATGGCTACTGAATGCGCATCAGCGCAGTTCGGCCAGGCCCAAACAAGAGGGCGTTGACGGGGCACGCTTGTGCACCGTCTGCCTCCGCGAGAAACGGGAGAGAATGTGACACGCCACCCCCATATTCGCCACCGTACTCTCCTGGCCGCTGCCGGAGCCCTCGCCACGCTCGGCCTGCTGACCGCCTGCAGCGACTCCAGCAACGGGACTGCGTCCACGAAGCCGTCCCGAACGGCCACTCCGTCGAAGGCGCCGAACACACCCACCGCGGAACCGCGAAATCCCGACAAGAAGGCCGCGCTCGCGGTGTACGACTCGTTCCTGCGCGAGCAAGCGAAGGCGTACCGCAAGGCCTCCGCCAAGGGGACCGACCTAGACAAGTACGCGAGTCTGGACGCGTTGAGCAAGGTCGAACTCGATCTGGCCAGCATGAAAAAGGCTGGGACCGTCGTCCGGGGCGAACTCGGCCACGACCCAGCAGCGGAGCTGGACGAGAAGGCCGAGACGCCGACGGCCACCATCAAAGACTGCATCGACCTGTCGAAGTACCGGATGTACGACACCAAGGCGAAGAAGGTGAAGCCGCTGCCGTCCGAGCAGCCGTTGAAGTACATCACGACGGCAAAGGTCGAGCGCTGGGACGGCGGCCGCTGGATGGTGACCGACATCAACCCGCAAGGCGGGGCGGAATGCTGAAGCGCGCTGCCGTGGCCGCGGTCGTCCTCGTAGCCGGCGCCGTACCCCTCGCCTACGCCGAGGGCAAGAAGAGCAGCGGCCTGTGCGACGGCGCCGTGATGTGGGTCAAGGTCTGCGCCGAGCAGCGCGTCCGCCAACCTGGCGCTGGCACCGACGGGGGTGGGGGCGGGGGTGCGAAGAGTGCGGCGAATGGTGGGAAGTCGGCTCCGAAGTGCACCTACAAGAAGGTCGTTCCGCAGCCTCCGGCGAACAACCTGGCGATGAAGGACGGCAAACGCCGAGGCGGCAAGGGAGCGGTCTACCGGGTGGTGTGCCCGGAGACCATGCGTGTGGGGACGGTGTGGATCCCGGAGGGCGGCGGTGCTCCGGACGTTCCGGCCATCGATCCGGAGGTCGTGGCGCGGCGTGCCGTGGACCAGATGAAGCTGGCCGGCCCTGACATCGCGAGTCCGCGCGCTGGTGGGAAGTACGTGGTCGGGGTGCCGATGTGGCTGTGGGTGCGTCAGTCGCCGACCACGTTCGGGCCGAACACGGCGACCGCGACGGCCGGCGGGGTGACGGTGACCGCGACCGCGAAGGTGAAGAAGATCGTGTGGCGGATGGGGGACGGCGGCACCGAGACCTGTGCCGGTCCGGGCACGCCTTACAAGGAGTCGTACGGCATGCGGGAGTCGCCGACCTGCGGACACCGCTACACCAAGACCTCG includes:
- a CDS encoding Tat pathway signal protein codes for the protein MERRRNEALVHWMSEFKMTTRELVDVLNDFIRELTGRQGLITERTVHKWRSGETRWPQSVQRTALQAVTGRTPAALGFVVPDRHTGRSKEDPSVHRRRFVTAAAGGALAAAAPAVAGASRSRVGMSDVQRLTAKLGAVVASDDRHGGTESVETRASQLARQTLALQQRGTATSRVRGHLYSLAAAFASSAMWAAIDGHRLNAAQQHMQKAVTLAGLSADPAIQFRVWGHAGALYRHLGRYTDALAADDAARSTSTVRRDPLYASLAHARTAVHHGDLRDHNSVKRSLGCAQDALTRADPQAPRPPWMRFYDQAELELLALIAHAALGGWAASEAHAHHNLALLRPDLLRNRSLALAHLARAQLEQEALEAAVDSAWRIPPDAWRGRTGGLMRVFTARLADLAPDEPAARAWADHVRQKGLST
- a CDS encoding TfuA-like protein translates to MLLHVYVGPSLGRDAPVLADPRIRVRPPLRHGDLFDPAIADTDTVVVLDGAWHQTPAVRHKELLALLARGVRVIGGASLGAIRAAELQQFGMVGVGAVFRAYLSGDIDGDDEVAVGQAPDGDLRALTWPVVNLRHVLRRAAHEGVVTARAAEDLLTALCAVYYPQRTMAAVRAVCRAHQAGRFADWLDDRRAADPYFGDIKRADALEALEAGLDEHLPRLQPRPVAESGYYRRWANHAVASVVDGQRLQAAVRVAYQAFFDPFFPQVWNDLLEHLSRHPADGGAGVPLPQRVKAATGGGGVPAHVLFRPVPDLRDEGARARLLRDETAADRAAIVRYQAIREAARHDVPGFSDEAVDDSVARRSLFRLWDTTPDLLEDAAAARGFRSGEDAIGSLKWFIPGLVHDQEQRQERADVR
- a CDS encoding YcaO-like family protein, coding for MSGEPVVLDGTVRARSPEQTWALLEPSLPRYGITRVARLTGLDTLGLPVFTAIRPAAQSLTATQGKGATDTLARISAVMEGIELWHAEQPRTAHTRAAARELTLPYPLAALPMKVPTYGWALDEVLLEWTYGAGLTSGRKVEVPVSVVRRQAQPSLWEPDLFRVTSTGLACGNTRDEALLHAMYEVIERDALFADESAHGTYRTLIDPATVDDLYCLRLLGQLREAGASVELAVVDNSFVMPVCLAYLWSPDYPATFAGSGCHLQPRIALARAITEAVQSRLTHIVGTRDDLPAHNDLFDTEPPGLDGTSQRPYAPWNLWPTRQGLPADLAGQATHVARRITHVTGHEPVAVDLSEPADPVAAVKVICPGTHSRRRRAVPR
- a CDS encoding class I SAM-dependent methyltransferase yields the protein MITDQHDNIRHLQDAYDAVHTARAATRLVDSLYAQAMGDAYPVEVAPTSSCDWPLLGTLTGTLRMGPGKVLADLGCGTGGVGLWLARALAVRLIGIDISPAAVRLATARAPAFVPQGQAEFRTGTLTATGLPDRHVDTVICIDALSRTGERPTALRELHRILRPGGRAVITRSVHRETRGPLTVQEEAAGFAVERVDVRPAEPHMWGRLYGLWLSHENELRDEVGDRETERMLAEARRQLPRLPGRSALVLTLRRPADEQPTRAGTLPTIVGHEKEPE
- a CDS encoding NAD(P)H-dependent glycerol-3-phosphate dehydrogenase, which produces MRTAVLSAGSWGTTYATVLADAGNDVVIHARREDVADAINSRHENPDYLPGITLPSGLKATTDPAAALAGADVAVISIPAQTLRANLTAWAPLIGPDTVIVSLMKGIETSTGLRMSELITQVTDLPMDRVAVLSGPNLAREIAARQPAASVIACVDEKVAERLQKASLTSYFRPYTNTDVVGCELGGAVKNVIALATGLSSGLGLGDNATALLMTRGLAETARLGQVLGADPITLSGLAGIGDLVATCSSPLSRNRTFGEHLGQGMTVREATAATSQTAEGVKSAAALLTLARRHGVEMPITEVVVDVIDGRCTAREAADALMTRTPKAERYGI
- a CDS encoding plasmid mobilization protein → MAKKQINVRVDEEVYLGIEERAAAAGMDVNEYARQLLADEANDLRHRFLVAADHFAGEWADHFDDRFGHDGHGAAPARKDDRAA
- a CDS encoding fic family toxin-antitoxin system, toxin component, whose amino-acid sequence is MIVHIDRAWLLDLAHRTLPGDPEVTDFGSLQAAVARHTDKVMDVYVYTEPHHRAAALMHQLVRVPALERRNKLFAAVVAASYLSASGLFVTASPKAAADLAERIDRDALDVRSAAAEIRTWTRN
- a CDS encoding ATP/GTP-binding protein — protein: MLKRAAVAAVVLVAGAVPLAYAEGKKSSGLCDGAVMWVKVCAEQRVRQPGAGTDGGGGGGAKSAANGGKSAPKCTYKKVVPQPPANNLAMKDGKRRGGKGAVYRVVCPETMRVGTVWIPEGGGAPDVPAIDPEVVARRAVDQMKLAGPDIASPRAGGKYVVGVPMWLWVRQSPTTFGPNTATATAGGVTVTATAKVKKIVWRMGDGGTETCAGPGTPYKESYGMRESPTCGHRYTKTSAKAAGGRFALTATSTWSIDWQVTGGGGEAGELTEIRQSQAQVAVGEVQVVG